The following proteins are co-located in the Bombus pascuorum chromosome 3, iyBomPasc1.1, whole genome shotgun sequence genome:
- the LOC132905460 gene encoding protein crumbs isoform X4, with the protein MRARYVVAVLTSLLVVTDEAPQDSRHKNYDERPREAYFNGSAFLKLSSFVSVHRHSGLSFRTCEGGRLFMQKYNEDSISLEVTPDGLLFAAIIDQQRYKARLNARLLNNVWHNVNIFFRLGNLTLNAAGHTQVIANATYNAAILTLPDYDMNGSLIVGEAFRGCILQGPGILFNDSINNGAIFGPCPAENKGCGTSGLNGGLGSSAITTMDFCHHEPCMMHGKCVSRQDRYECHCYARYSGNNCQIDNGPPCMSSPCRNGGTCNEDSKGDFSCICKPGFTGIYCESQLGVRLCEQSPCRNEGVCIALTESEYKCECLPGWTGKNCETNFNECAPNPCRHGGVCIDGINNYTCICDRTGYEGGNCEIDIDECLANPCLNNGVCYDNYGGYICHCPNGFEGQNCELNLNECLSNPCMHDADCVDDVGSYHCNCPSGYAGRHCELKSLCENAACPPNSICVEDAHGPQCVCNPGFMGNPPNCTINYCASNPCSNGGACTSNKDGFNCTCPPEWKGTTCLSPASDWCSACYNGGSCLETRFGVMCQCPRFWTGPQCKDPITCRDLPCKQASACHDYPGGYYCTCEPGWTGPECSIDVDECSSDPCRNGGICIDQQNSYYCQCLPGYTGKNCQINVDECLSQPCQNGGTCIDRINGYICNCTKDFMDENCEREYNACASNPCQNNGNCTLIPRSRREFVCECPRGFEGKICDVNVDDCVDVLCPDGKVCVDGIAGYECKCREGYRDPNCTLIVDHCATKPCNSGTCIDRGEQGFECKCRDGFKGKFCEEDVNECEVEGSSLCNNGICVNTNGSYNCFCRPGFSGDHCDIDIDECLCGPCKNNATCIDGINTFECQCPAGYSGKTCDVDVNECESNPCLNGATCVDEIASYMCICSPGFRGLNCEINIDDCEPLPCLNHGQCIDGINNYTCDCADTGFEGIHCEKNIDDCRSGPCVNGAHCIDDVKNYKCQCYAGYTGKNCEVDINECESSPCQYNGTCLERSNMELYKSDALTLPSIFNQEFSYANASGYECLCVQGVTGKNCEVNINECDSNPCQAGTCVDRIGGYTCECDEGYEGDHCQHDIDECKRYSPCEHGVCTDGRADYTCTCEPEYGGKNCSVELIGCQGNACQNGGTCWPYLVDETIHKFNCTCPNGYHGEICDYVTTMSLNGSSYVLVNTTRDEGYDIQFRFRTTLPNGLLAIGKGSTFYILQLVNGKLNLHSSLLNKWEGVFIGSELNDSTWQKVFVAINATHLVLSANEEQTIYPISLNEGSNLNHTSFPMTYVGGTTNYLRRLTHGPSFFVGCTEDVVINGEWVYSGTSSKTVYMEDVEPGCPREAQCSPNRCKNGGHCTDRWRDFSCKCERPYLGHTCQYNMTAATFGYENITNGYVTVKVSDMARRAVRSIVDISMFIRTRQDRGDIFYLGTEPNPQTDLKPREKTYIAAQLEGGELLVRIQFNGSEAYTVGGVKLNDGNNHLIQVIRNVTLVQVKINGTEYFRKTISASGQLNVTVLYLGGMPQASRYIRQVDNRQIEVPQVPQVNFKGIIQDVQISNGIETMVVEFFPLKANDIPTPIQFGNVTFDNDKILKGVISDNVCVSSPCDHNGTCHVTWNDFWCQCPRGYTGKTCQEMEFCQLQDCPSGSKCQNLDDGYECIANATFNGVTTSFTYVYNQVEEKNVTDSTIDTIQITYRSNTGGTLMHIAPRIGDQHFTVSVYKDKVTVSWRLNLQNQGILTFGKVEPDGNWTSIVLRLSNNSMECGYANSNDEYASHVSPNFSFPLWYDLLITGTVTLGGLGSVLSNKHSYITIGPGKQILENKSGINENSIDFTERTLTTAPPPYNVMSGEAFKGCLGEVRIGSMLLHYFTYEEVYQNANFTPLEYLALQENNSTYHDSIGCQLCFDSDCKNDGYCFDKANSYICECPAGYAKDDCSLNIDECIDNKCKNGATCIDGIANYTCVCNSGWQGWLCFSLFQMRQ; encoded by the exons TACTTACGAGCTTATTAGTAGTCACCGACGAAGCGCCGCAAGATTCCAGACACAAAAACTACGATGAACGTCCCAGGGAAGCCTATTTCAATGGGTCGGCGTTCCTCAAATTGAGCTCGTTCGTGTCCGTGCATAGGCATAGCGGTTTGAGTTTTCGAACGTGCGAAGGAGGTCGactttttatgcaaaaatacaaCGAGGATTCGATTAGTCTTGAAGTGACCCCGGATGGACTTCTGTTTGCGGCTATCATCGATCAACAGCGATACAAAGCGAGACTAAACGCCAGATTACTGAATAATGTTTGGCACAATGTCAATATCTTCTTCAGACTGGGAAATCTTACTTTAAACGCAGCAGGACACACACAG GTAATTGCTAATGCAACGTACAATGCTGCGATCCTTACGCTGCCCGATTACGATATGAATGGCTCCCTTATCGTGGGAGAAGCGTTCAGAGGATGTATCCTTCAAGGTCCTGGTATTCTTTTTAACGATTCCATCAATAACGGAGCTATCTTTGGCCCCTGTCCTGCGGAAAACAAAGGAT GTGGTACGAGCGGACTTAACGGTGGTCTAGGATCAAGTGCAATCACCACCATGGATTTCTGCCATCACGAGCCATGCATGATGCATGGTAAATGCGTGTCACGGCAGGATCGTTACGAGTGTCACTGTTACGCCCGATATTCCGGCAACAACTGTCAAATTGACAACG GTCCGCCATGTATGAGCAGTCCTTGCCGCAACGGTGGCACATGCAACGAAGACTCGAAAGGAGACTTTAGCTGTATCTGCAAGCCAGGCTTTACCGGAATTTACTGCGAATCGCAGCTCGGTGTACGACTTTGCGAACAAAGTCCATGCAGAAACGAAGGTGTTTGCATAGCGCTCACCGAAAGCGAATATAAGTGCGAGTGCCTGCCTGGTTGGACGGGGAAAAATTGCGAAACCAATTTTAACGAATGCGCACCGAATCCTTGCAGACACGGTGGAGTTTGCATCGATGGTATCAACAATTATACCTGCATATGCGATAGAACTGG ATACGAAGGTGGTAATTGCGAAATTGACATCGACGAATGCTTGGCGAATCCCTGCTTGAATAACGGCGTGTGCTATGATAATTACGGTGGCTACATCTGTCACTGTCCGAACGGTTTCGAGGGTCAAAATTGTGAATTGAACTTAAACGAGTGCTTGTCGAATCCTTGCATGCACGACGCCGATTGCGTGGACGACGTTGGTTCCTATCATTGTAATTGTCCGTCCGGATACGCCGGTCGACACTGCGAGCTTAAGAGTTTGTGCGAGAACGCGGCATGCCCGCCGAATAGCATCTGTGTAGAAGACGCACATGGGCCACAATGCGTCTGTAATCCTGGATTCATGGGCAATCCTCCGAATTGCACCATCAATTATTGTGCCAGTAATCCATGTAGTAATGGCGGAGCATGCACAAGTAACAAAGACGGATTCAACTGTACTTGTCCGCCGGAATGGAAAG GAACCACTTGTCTATCACCCGCCTCTGATTGGTGTTCCGCTTGCTACAACGGAGGCAGTTGTCTCGAGACTCGTTTCGGTGTTATGTGTCAGTGCCCAAGATTTTGGACAGGACCTCAATGCAAGGATCCGATCACTTGTCGCGATCTACCTTGCAAACAAGCTTCCGCTTGTCACGATTAT CCCGGCGGTTATTATTGCACCTGCGAGCCAGGATGGACAGGCCCCGAGTGCTCCATCGACGTCGACGAGTGCTCCAGTGATCCCTGTCGTAACGGCGGCATCTGCATCGATCAACAAAATAGCTACTACTGTCAATGTCTTCCAGGATACACTG GTAAAAATTGTCAGATCAACGTAGACGAGTGCTTATCACAACCTTGTCAAAACGGCGGTACTTGTATCGATCGAATCAATGGATACATATGCAACTGTACGAAAGACTTCATGGATGAAAATTGCGAACGCGAGTACAATGCGTGCGCGTCAAATCCTTGCCAGAATAATGGGAATTGCACGCTGATACCAAGGTCTCGACGAGAATTTGTTTGCGAGTGCCCTCGCGGCTTCGAAGGCAAGATTTGCGACGTGAATGTGGACGACTGCGTCGATGTGCTATGCCCTGATGGGAAAGTTTGCGTTGATGGTATCGCTGGTTACGAGTGTAAATGTCGCGAGGGTTACAGAGATCCCAATTGTACCCTTATCGTTGACCATTGCGCGACGAAACCTTGTAACAGCGGCACGTGTATCGATCGCGGAGAACAGGGTTTTGAATGCAAATGCAGAGATGGTTTCAaag GAAAATTTTGCGAGGAGGATGTGAACGAATGCGAGGTAGAAGGTAGctcattatgtaacaacggtATTTGCGTGAATACAAATGGCAGCTATAATTGCTTCTGCAGACCGGGATTTTCCGGAGATCACTGCGACATCGACATTGACGAATGCTTATGCGGTCCGTGTAAAAATAACGCTACGTGTATCGATGGTATTAACACGTTCGAGTGTCAGTGTCCAGCTGGTTATTCCGGGAAAACATGCGACGTGGATGTGAACGAATGCGAAAGCAATCCTTGTTTAAACGGCGCAACCTGCGTCGATGAGATCGCTAGTTACATGTGTATTTGTTCACCTGGTTTCCGTGGATTAAACTGTGAGATAAATATCGACGATTGTGAACCATTGCCCTGTTTAAATCATGGCCAATGTATAGACGGTATAAACAATTACACCTGTGACTGTGCCGACACCGGTTTCGAGGGTATACATTGtgagaaaaatatcgacgaCTGTCGGTCAGGACCATGTGTGAACGGTGCTCATTGCATAGACGATGTCAAGAATTACAAATGCCAGTGTTACGCCGGCTATACTGGCAAAAATTGCGAAGTCGATATAAACGAATGCGAGAGTTCACCTTGTCAGTATAATGGTACTTGCTTGGAGAGATCTAACATGGAATTGTACAAAAGTGACGCGTTGACGTTACCTTCGATATTCAATCAAGAGTTCAGCTATGCGAATGCGAGTGG atacGAATGTCTTTGCGTACAAGGTGTTACGGGAAAAAACTGCGAAGTAAATATTAACGAGTGCGATAGTAATCCATGCCAAGCTGGAACCTGCGTAGACCGTATTGGCGGTTACACTTGCGAATGCGACGAGGGATATGAAGGCGATCATTGTCAACACGATATCGACGAGTGTAAAAGATATTCACCCTGCGAGCACGGCGTGTGTACCGATGGAAGAGCTGATTATACCTGCACTTGTGAGCCAGAATACGGTGGTAAAAATTGTTCGGTAGAACTGATCGGTTGTCAAGGAAATGCTTGTCAAAACGGTGGAACTTGTTGGCCATATCTCGTCGATGAAACGATACATAAATTCAACTGTACCTGCCCGAACGGATATCACGGAGAAATTTGCGATTAC GTGACAACAATGTCTTTGAACGGCAGCTCATACGTTTTGGTGAATACCACTCGAGACGAAGGATACGACATACAATTTCGCTTTCGAACGACTTTACCAAATGGATTACTGGCTATCGGAAAAGGCTCGACATTTTATATCCTCCAACTCGTTAATGGCAAGCTAAATTTGCACTCGAGCCTTCTGAACAAATGGGAGGGCGTATTTATCGGCAGTGAATTGAACGATTCCACTTGGCAAAAAGTGTTCGTAGCGATCAACGCTACGCATCTAGTACTCTCGGCTAACGAGGAACAAACGATCTATCCCATTAGTCTAAACGAAGGTTCCAATTTAAATCATACATCTTTCCCGATGACTTATGTCGGCGGTACAACCAATTATCTTCGGCGGTTAACCCATGGCCCATCTTTCTTTGTGGGCTGCACCGAGGATGTAGTCATTAACGGAGAGTGG GTGTACTCTGGTACCTCATCAAAAACCGTATACATGGAGGACGTTGAGCCAGGATGTCCGCGCGAAGCCCAATGTTCACCAAATCGTTGTAAAAACGGTGGCCACTGCACGGACAGGTGGCGTGACTTTTCCTGTAAATGTGAGAGACCGTATCTTGGTCATACCTGTCAATACAACATGACAGCAGCGACGTTCGGATATGAGAATATCACAAACGGATACGTAACCGTAAAAGTGTCCGATATGGCTAGACGAGCAGTTAGATCGATCGTCGATATTTCCATGTTTATTCGCACGAGACAAGATAGGggtgatatattttatctagGAACAGAACCGAATCCTCAAACGGATCTTAAACCTCGGGAGAAAACTTACATAGCAGCTCAATTGGAAGGAGGCGAATTACTCGTTAGGATTCAGTTTAACGGTTCAGAGGCATACACCGTTGGCGGCGTAAAATTAAACGATGGAAACAATCATCTAATACAAGTAATTAGAAACGTAACATTGGTGCAAGTGAAGATTAACGGTACCGAATATTTCCGGAAAACTATCAGCGCGTCCGGTCAATTGAACGTAACTGTACTATATTTGGGTGGCATGCCACAAGCATCCAGATACATACGGCAAGTTGACAATCGCCAGATAGAAGTACCGCAAGTGCCGCAAGTTAACTTCAAGGGAATTATTCAAGATGTTCAAATATCGAATGGCATTGAGACTATGGTCGTCGAATTCTTTCCTCTAAAG gCAAACGATATTCCCACCCCAATACAATTTGGTAACGTGACTTTCgataatgacaaaattcttAAGGGTGTGATATCCGACAACGTATGCGTGAGTAGTCCATGCGATCACAATGGAACTTGCCACGTTACGTGGAACGACTTTTGGTGCCAATGTCCACGAGGATATACCGGTAAAACTTGCCAGGAAATGGAATTCTGTCAACTGCAGGATTGTCCTTCTGGATCGAAATGTCAAAATCTAGACGATGGTTATGAGTGCATCGCTAATGCTACTTTTAACGGTGTCACGACTTCTTTCACCTACGTTTATAATCAGGTCGAAGAGAAAAATGTGACCGACTCGACGATCGATACCATTCAGATTACGTATCGATCGAATACCGGTGGCACGTTAATGCATATTGCGCCTCGTATAGGCGATCAGCATTTTACCGTTTCTGTTTACAAAGACAAGGTCACGGTATCTTGGCGCTTGAACTTGCAGAATCAAGGAATACTAACATTTGGTAAAGTCGAACCTGATGGTAATTGGACGTCTATCGTATTGAGGTTGAGCAATAATTCCATGGAATGCGGATATGCAAATTCTAACGACGAATATGCATCGCACGTTAGCCCGAACTTTAGTTTTCCTTTGTGgtatgatttattaattaccgGAACGGTCACCCTTGGTGGACTCGGCTCtgttttatcgaataaacatAGTTACATAACGATAGGCCCTGGAAAACAGATCCTAGAAAATAAAAGCGGTATTAACGAAAATTCGATAGATTTTACTGAACGTACATTGACCACCGCTCCTCCACCTTATAATGTAATGTCAG GAGAAGCTTTTAAAGGATGCTTGGGTGAAGTAAGAATTGGAAGTATGCTTCTACATTATTTCACGTACGAAGAAGTATATCAAAACGCCAATTTTACACCCTTAGAGTACTTAGCattacaagaaaataattcaacgtATCATGACAGTATTGGCTGTCAACTTTGCTTCGACTCCGATTGCAAAAATGACGGCTACTGTTTTGATAAAGCAAACAGTTACATTTGCGAATGCCCCGCTGGATACGCAAAGGACGATTGCTCCCTTAACATCGACGAATGTATTgataataaatgcaaaaatgGAGCAACATGTATCGATGGAATCGCCAATTATACGTGTGTGTGTAATAGCGGCTGGCAGGGATGgtt ATGCTTCTCTTTATTTCAGATGCGACAGTGA